A stretch of Pseudoprevotella muciniphila DNA encodes these proteins:
- the bcp gene encoding thioredoxin-dependent thiol peroxidase, which produces MQTGDKAPDILGRNEKGEEIRVSDFKGRKLALYFYPKDNTPGCTAEACSIRDNYAALQAAGYAIVGVSVQDEKSHQKFIEKHELPFPIIADTDHTLVEAFGVWQEKSMCGRKYMGTVRTTFIINEEGIVEKIYGPKQIKTKIHGEQLLQG; this is translated from the coding sequence ATGCAAACAGGAGACAAAGCACCCGATATTCTGGGACGCAACGAAAAGGGCGAAGAAATACGCGTAAGCGACTTCAAGGGCAGAAAACTCGCCCTCTATTTCTATCCGAAGGACAACACCCCCGGCTGCACCGCTGAGGCTTGCAGCATACGCGACAACTATGCCGCCCTGCAGGCTGCCGGCTATGCCATTGTCGGTGTGAGTGTGCAGGACGAGAAATCGCATCAGAAATTCATAGAAAAGCACGAACTACCCTTCCCCATCATCGCCGATACAGACCACACACTCGTGGAAGCATTCGGGGTGTGGCAAGAGAAGTCGATGTGTGGCAGGAAATACATGGGCACCGTGCGCACCACCTTCATCATCAACGAGGAAGGCATCGTGGAAAAGATTTATGGTCCCAAGCAGATCAAGACGAAAATCCACGGCGAGCAGTTGCTGCAAGGTTAG
- a CDS encoding nucleotide sugar dehydrogenase → MEKTKICVIGLGYVGLPLARLFSTKYETVGFDMNQARVDALMKGHDATLEVADDLLQDAINNHGFICTTDLEKIRDCNFYVVAVPTPVDENNNPDLTPLYGASTTVGKVISKGDIVVYESTVYPGVTEDECIPVVEKVSGLKMNVDFYAGYSPERINPGDKKHTVEHIKKVTSGSTPEIGKKVNEVYASVITAGTHLAPTMKVAEAAKVIENSQRDINIAFVNELSKIFNKMGIDTTDVLEAASTKWNFLPFKPGLVGGHCIGVDPYYLAQCAQRYGYNPEIILAGRRMNDSMGEYVASETVKHMLKKGIQVLNSEIVILGFTFKENCPDVRNTKVIDIYKALQEYNLNITVYDPWAVPAIVEHEYGIKVTNQLPEGKFDAAILAVAHSKFDDLDVKALVKENHVIFDVKSFLPKEIVDGRL, encoded by the coding sequence ATGGAAAAGACTAAAATTTGTGTCATCGGTCTTGGCTATGTAGGCCTGCCGCTTGCACGACTTTTTTCAACAAAGTATGAAACAGTGGGCTTCGATATGAATCAGGCTCGTGTGGATGCCCTTATGAAAGGACACGATGCCACGCTCGAAGTGGCAGACGACCTCCTGCAGGATGCCATCAACAACCATGGCTTCATCTGCACCACCGACCTCGAAAAAATACGCGACTGCAATTTCTATGTAGTGGCAGTGCCCACACCGGTAGATGAAAACAACAATCCCGACCTCACACCGCTCTACGGCGCAAGCACCACGGTGGGCAAGGTCATCTCTAAGGGCGACATCGTGGTATATGAGAGCACGGTCTATCCAGGCGTAACGGAAGACGAGTGTATCCCCGTGGTGGAGAAAGTCAGCGGTCTGAAAATGAATGTGGACTTCTACGCCGGCTACAGCCCCGAACGCATCAACCCGGGCGACAAGAAGCACACAGTGGAGCACATCAAGAAAGTTACCTCCGGTTCCACACCCGAAATCGGCAAGAAGGTTAACGAAGTCTATGCATCGGTTATTACCGCAGGAACGCATCTGGCACCGACCATGAAGGTGGCTGAGGCTGCAAAGGTGATAGAAAACTCGCAGCGCGACATCAACATTGCCTTTGTCAACGAACTCTCCAAAATCTTCAACAAGATGGGCATTGATACGACAGACGTGCTCGAAGCAGCCAGCACCAAGTGGAACTTCCTGCCCTTCAAGCCAGGTCTCGTCGGCGGACACTGCATCGGTGTTGACCCATACTACCTCGCACAGTGCGCACAGCGCTATGGCTACAATCCGGAAATCATACTCGCCGGTCGCCGCATGAACGACAGTATGGGTGAATATGTGGCAAGCGAAACTGTGAAGCACATGCTCAAGAAGGGTATTCAGGTGCTCAACTCGGAAATCGTTATCCTTGGCTTCACATTCAAGGAAAACTGCCCCGACGTGCGCAACACGAAGGTTATCGACATCTACAAAGCCCTCCAAGAGTACAACCTGAACATCACCGTTTACGACCCATGGGCTGTACCAGCCATCGTAGAGCACGAATACGGCATCAAGGTAACGAACCAACTGCCCGAAGGTAAATTCGATGCAGCCATTCTCGCTGTGGCACACAGCAAGTTCGACGACCTCGACGTGAAGGCGCTCGTGAAGGAAAATCATGTGATTTTCGACGTCAAGAGTTTCTTGCCCAAGGAAATCGTGGACGGCAGACTGTAA
- a CDS encoding SDR family oxidoreductase yields the protein MRKVLVTGGAGFIGSNLCEHLLKNGDQVVCLDNFATGHIENLLPLIEAYPDRFTLIVGDIRNMDDCRKAVEGMDYVLHEAALGSVPRSINDPITTNSVNIGGFLNMLVAARDAGVKRFVFAASSSTYGDSKSLPKVEDVIGKPLSPYAITKYVDELYADVFAKTYGTEYIGLRYFNVFGRRQDPNGAYAAVIPLFVKKFMNHEAPNINGDGEYSRDFTYIDNVVQMNMLAISTENPEAVNQIYNTAFGERTTLNQLVSYLREFLSEFDPEIGKIEPTHGPNRAGDIPHSLACIDKARQLMGYDPKYSMREGLREAVRWYWENL from the coding sequence ATGCGTAAAGTTTTAGTAACCGGTGGTGCCGGTTTTATAGGTTCAAACCTCTGTGAACATTTACTTAAGAATGGCGACCAAGTGGTGTGTCTTGACAATTTTGCAACGGGACATATCGAAAATCTCTTACCGCTGATAGAAGCCTATCCCGACAGATTCACGCTCATAGTGGGCGACATCCGTAATATGGACGACTGCCGCAAGGCGGTTGAGGGTATGGACTATGTGCTCCACGAGGCAGCACTCGGCTCTGTGCCGCGCTCCATCAACGACCCCATCACGACCAACAGTGTGAACATAGGCGGCTTTCTCAATATGCTCGTGGCAGCACGCGACGCAGGAGTGAAGCGCTTCGTCTTCGCAGCAAGCAGTTCTACCTACGGCGACAGCAAGTCGCTCCCAAAGGTGGAAGACGTTATCGGCAAGCCCCTCTCGCCATACGCCATTACCAAGTATGTCGATGAACTCTATGCCGACGTGTTTGCTAAGACATACGGCACGGAATACATTGGCTTGCGCTACTTCAATGTGTTCGGACGCCGCCAGGACCCCAACGGGGCATACGCAGCAGTGATACCGCTCTTCGTCAAGAAATTCATGAACCACGAAGCGCCGAACATCAACGGCGATGGCGAATATAGCCGCGACTTCACCTACATCGACAACGTGGTGCAGATGAACATGCTCGCCATTTCTACAGAAAACCCCGAAGCAGTGAACCAAATCTACAACACCGCATTCGGAGAACGCACCACACTCAACCAACTCGTGTCCTATCTCCGTGAATTCCTCTCTGAGTTCGACCCTGAAATAGGGAAGATAGAACCCACCCACGGTCCAAACCGCGCTGGCGACATTCCGCATTCACTGGCATGTATCGACAAGGCACGCCAACTCATGGGCTACGACCCCAAATACAGCATGAGGGAGGGCCTCAGGGAGGCTGTACGCTGGTATTGGGAAAATCTCTGA
- a CDS encoding LamG-like jellyroll fold domain-containing protein, with translation MKAKRLLLGLLLGSMFMGGMAQPPKYNVDRSKYPDYDDTFRPNWSVMVDGNKARGLKDEIVLPDHWNNGETMYFPTVFNQAGGSCGPSSRIGYMLTHELNAHRHVSGKLNENRLCPNFVYPFSYNGSSKDQMAVATGVPNIPTYGGFPYSSIYGFEEALVKSGATGDGGWMQGYDRWYAAMKNRLKHTSNFPTSTATPEGMLAVKRWLYNHNGDESFATGGILGLGCGISGAGTGTIANTKANAAAGVVGKQYLTHMGESVDHAITLVGWDDRIEFDLDGNGKYGEENNALNQNETGAWIFVNSWGSGWGNGGFMYYPYATAGAVNHPIELNGKTVYSSGEGWWPEIYTIRKNYEPKRVIKLKMTYTQRSSMSLSGGVSNDLNATSPKDRTAFVHFNYQGYPGDDPQPMVPMLGCWADNQLHYEPMEFGYDLTDVSENYDLNQPLKYFFIVNTKNNAEGTGAVYEASIMDYTLDPNGIETPFVLETDSVNIPGGGKQVIMSVVVNGTGAVAPTNLSITGNGLTWDAPQGTGQTPVKYYVYKGDQEIGQTTTTELATAIETGVLYTVKALYNIDGHDVMSTESKAAVRTRVEDNAVDNYVGTFNNGGFAIPDVFANGLSTGTIEFRIKPSTIKNYNQQIGPNWGQFLAHANSDGSMAWGWNTGSERGSTSNVLTVGSWKHIAIVVDGKTMTFYVNGVQKGTFTSSSYSGFPSTSSFEFGSHSGSNNALYGQIDEVRIWNVARTRNELLTAYQYPLLNPSQYAGLLAYYKMDTIEENGETKFRDCVGGHHASFITSNGTVASDWTSDTGFRTSPPKLRAKINAVENAAVGIPVTFTDVSAITAVSKTWTIDGKTYNVASPVVTFLTSGEKTAILTVADIQGVTAADTLVFEVGAGETPSAEFRMSAGQINGSDRLSLISDNTVPGCSYLWEMEGADNPVATTSTTAVTYSAAGTYDVKLTVTGPDGTKYSSTKKVTVSPSAPVAKFSIYPSIIVKGESATLTDESSYDPTSACWRFVSDQLKTAAMGLNTTISPSEPGVYNLNYSAMNEYGVGTTSANRVLTVCNADSKNGLFFTGNQKLTAPAPADVTEAWTIEFWFNPNGTVSDNSLGINGGANDYSITSAANGTVTTTVNGETSNSASGYLTTGWHHYAICFFRGNIFYYRDGNLINNEKLATVTDISSYWNALVLGGEATPMTGTIDELRVWNKRLGQSRIQIYSNSPILDVMSSLDEGALKLYYDFNQSSGDAIDRSGNNLTGVRTGFGPDGDAWVDTKGVFSLNFGTSQVFEPLGDKIDNSKRGRVIAWSDQETSRENSPASNVLDGNVNSFWHSQYSTSTGYPHSVTIERSDLIDVESLVFEYLPARGTNYRASKVTVEQSDDNENWEIVEENLNLTDEEKTGAILTSPITKKYVRITFPTGYGSFLALSEIYFYGGLIATDINTVSAGNVTVDENAWYDLQGRRVSKPGKGLYIKGGKKVYVK, from the coding sequence ATGAAAGCAAAAAGATTACTTTTGGGACTTTTGCTCGGCAGTATGTTTATGGGTGGTATGGCACAGCCGCCCAAGTATAACGTTGACCGTTCGAAATATCCCGATTATGATGACACCTTCCGTCCGAATTGGTCGGTAATGGTGGATGGAAACAAGGCTCGTGGTCTGAAGGACGAGATTGTTCTCCCTGATCATTGGAACAACGGCGAAACAATGTATTTCCCGACAGTGTTCAATCAGGCGGGTGGCTCTTGTGGTCCGTCATCTCGCATTGGCTATATGCTGACGCACGAACTTAACGCTCATCGTCATGTAAGCGGTAAGTTGAATGAAAACCGTCTTTGCCCTAATTTCGTCTATCCGTTCTCATACAACGGCTCTTCGAAGGACCAGATGGCTGTAGCTACGGGTGTGCCTAACATTCCCACATACGGCGGTTTCCCGTATAGTTCAATCTATGGTTTCGAGGAGGCATTAGTTAAGTCCGGTGCTACAGGTGACGGTGGGTGGATGCAAGGTTATGACAGATGGTATGCTGCCATGAAGAATCGTTTGAAGCATACCAGTAACTTCCCCACCAGTACGGCCACTCCAGAGGGTATGCTCGCTGTAAAGCGGTGGCTCTACAACCACAATGGTGACGAGAGTTTTGCAACCGGTGGTATCCTCGGTTTGGGTTGTGGCATCAGCGGTGCCGGTACAGGAACAATAGCCAACACAAAGGCTAATGCTGCTGCCGGCGTGGTAGGAAAGCAATATCTGACTCATATGGGAGAGTCGGTTGACCATGCTATTACTCTTGTCGGATGGGACGACCGCATTGAGTTCGACCTTGATGGCAACGGCAAATACGGTGAAGAAAATAATGCTCTCAATCAGAACGAGACCGGCGCATGGATTTTCGTCAATTCCTGGGGTTCCGGCTGGGGCAACGGTGGTTTCATGTATTATCCGTATGCCACGGCAGGTGCCGTGAATCATCCCATTGAACTGAACGGCAAGACTGTCTATAGCAGCGGCGAAGGCTGGTGGCCGGAAATCTACACTATCCGCAAGAATTATGAACCGAAACGTGTCATCAAATTGAAGATGACTTATACACAGCGCTCTTCTATGAGTCTTAGCGGTGGTGTCTCTAACGACCTTAATGCCACTTCACCGAAAGACCGTACAGCGTTTGTTCACTTCAACTATCAGGGCTATCCGGGTGATGACCCACAACCTATGGTTCCGATGTTGGGCTGCTGGGCAGATAACCAGTTGCACTACGAGCCGATGGAGTTCGGTTATGACTTGACTGACGTAAGTGAGAATTATGACTTAAATCAGCCTTTGAAATACTTCTTCATTGTAAACACAAAGAACAATGCAGAAGGAACGGGTGCTGTATATGAGGCTTCAATTATGGATTACACGCTCGATCCCAATGGTATTGAAACACCTTTCGTATTAGAGACGGACAGTGTGAATATCCCTGGCGGTGGCAAGCAGGTAATAATGAGTGTAGTTGTTAATGGTACAGGTGCTGTAGCGCCCACCAACCTGTCGATTACGGGAAATGGTCTGACATGGGATGCTCCGCAAGGAACCGGTCAGACACCTGTAAAATATTATGTTTATAAAGGCGATCAGGAAATAGGACAAACTACGACCACAGAACTGGCTACGGCAATAGAAACAGGTGTGCTTTATACCGTAAAAGCGCTCTATAACATTGACGGACATGATGTGATGTCAACAGAGAGCAAGGCAGCAGTCAGAACAAGGGTGGAAGACAATGCCGTTGACAATTATGTAGGTACATTCAATAATGGTGGCTTTGCCATACCCGACGTGTTTGCAAATGGTCTTTCAACAGGTACCATTGAGTTCCGCATTAAGCCATCTACAATTAAGAACTATAATCAGCAGATTGGTCCTAACTGGGGACAGTTCCTGGCTCATGCAAATTCTGACGGCTCCATGGCCTGGGGTTGGAATACCGGTTCTGAACGTGGTTCTACATCAAACGTCTTGACAGTAGGATCTTGGAAACATATTGCCATCGTTGTAGATGGGAAAACCATGACATTCTACGTTAATGGCGTTCAGAAAGGCACTTTCACTTCAAGCAGTTACAGCGGCTTTCCCAGCACGAGTTCTTTCGAATTCGGTTCACATAGTGGTTCAAACAATGCTCTCTACGGACAAATCGATGAAGTGCGTATTTGGAACGTAGCACGTACAAGGAATGAGCTTCTTACAGCATATCAGTACCCTCTCCTTAACCCGAGTCAGTATGCGGGTCTTCTGGCTTACTACAAGATGGATACCATCGAGGAAAATGGCGAAACGAAGTTCCGCGACTGTGTAGGAGGCCATCATGCCTCGTTCATTACCTCCAATGGTACAGTAGCTTCTGATTGGACAAGCGACACAGGTTTCCGTACATCACCACCGAAACTTCGTGCCAAGATAAATGCTGTTGAGAACGCTGCAGTGGGTATTCCTGTAACCTTCACCGATGTGAGTGCCATCACTGCCGTAAGCAAGACATGGACCATTGATGGTAAGACATACAATGTGGCAAGCCCCGTTGTTACTTTCCTGACTTCAGGTGAAAAGACTGCAATTCTTACTGTTGCTGATATACAAGGAGTAACGGCTGCCGACACTCTCGTATTCGAGGTAGGTGCGGGAGAAACACCATCTGCAGAATTCAGAATGTCAGCCGGGCAAATCAATGGAAGCGATCGTCTGAGTCTTATAAGTGACAACACTGTTCCAGGCTGCTCATACCTTTGGGAAATGGAAGGAGCCGATAATCCGGTGGCAACAACGTCAACTACTGCTGTAACATATTCTGCTGCAGGTACGTACGACGTAAAACTGACTGTTACAGGTCCCGACGGAACTAAGTATAGTAGCACAAAGAAAGTAACAGTGTCGCCTTCTGCACCTGTGGCGAAGTTCAGTATCTATCCAAGCATCATCGTTAAGGGTGAATCCGCCACATTGACTGACGAGAGTAGTTATGATCCAACGAGCGCTTGTTGGCGTTTTGTATCCGACCAACTCAAGACGGCTGCGATGGGTCTGAATACTACTATCTCACCAAGCGAGCCAGGTGTTTATAACCTCAATTATTCGGCAATGAATGAATATGGTGTGGGTACAACGTCTGCAAACAGAGTACTTACGGTATGTAATGCAGACTCTAAGAATGGTCTTTTCTTCACAGGTAATCAGAAACTGACCGCTCCTGCACCAGCCGACGTTACAGAGGCATGGACCATTGAATTCTGGTTCAATCCTAATGGTACAGTGAGCGACAACTCATTAGGTATCAATGGTGGTGCGAATGATTACAGCATTACGAGCGCTGCTAACGGAACAGTAACGACCACAGTGAATGGTGAAACATCTAATTCTGCATCCGGATACCTCACGACAGGATGGCACCATTATGCCATCTGCTTCTTCAGAGGAAATATCTTCTATTATCGCGACGGTAATCTCATAAACAATGAGAAATTAGCAACTGTTACGGATATTAGCAGTTATTGGAATGCCCTGGTATTGGGTGGTGAAGCCACGCCAATGACTGGTACCATCGATGAACTCCGTGTATGGAACAAGCGTTTGGGGCAGTCTCGCATCCAGATTTACAGCAACTCGCCGATTCTTGACGTGATGTCATCGCTCGATGAGGGTGCTTTGAAACTTTATTACGATTTCAATCAGAGTAGCGGTGATGCCATCGATCGTAGTGGCAACAACCTGACAGGTGTTCGTACAGGCTTCGGTCCTGATGGCGATGCATGGGTTGACACAAAGGGTGTGTTCTCGCTCAACTTTGGAACGTCTCAGGTGTTTGAACCACTCGGAGATAAGATAGACAACAGCAAGCGTGGAAGAGTAATAGCATGGTCTGACCAAGAGACGTCGAGAGAGAATTCTCCTGCTTCTAATGTACTCGACGGCAACGTCAATTCCTTCTGGCACTCACAATATTCAACGTCAACGGGCTATCCACACAGTGTTACCATCGAACGTTCCGACCTGATCGACGTCGAGAGTTTGGTATTCGAATATCTGCCCGCTCGCGGAACGAACTACCGTGCTTCGAAGGTAACTGTAGAACAGTCTGACGACAATGAGAATTGGGAAATCGTGGAAGAAAACCTCAACCTGACAGATGAGGAAAAAACTGGCGCCATCCTTACTTCTCCGATAACGAAGAAGTATGTGCGCATCACGTTCCCCACAGGCTATGGTTCATTCCTCGCCTTGAGCGAAATTTACTTCTACGGCGGACTTATCGCAACCGACATCAACACCGTTTCTGCCGGAAATGTAACTGTTGACGAAAACGCATGGTATGACCTGCAAGGCCGCAGAGTGAGCAAGCCAGGTAAGGGACTCTACATCAAGGGAGGCAAGAAAGTTTATGTAAAATAA
- a CDS encoding M60 family metallopeptidase, producing the protein MRKITSQLCALVVIMLVAISTSAYAADTKLTVTNAVATSYQSGEGIEKAYDGNTSTIWHSAYSGTSFPVNATFTLSSTSHVDYIKYTPRSSGTNGNFQEVTVYVSSAATTTYSDVTTEVTTVNLQGSSSEAYIYLGKTGVDNVRSVRLCIKSGQGGWASAAEISFYKADNTMQNELANYFDDALCTQLKSTVTSADGIGNETVKTLVSSLLSDADGYKKYRVGEFEPYETLSVLRSRLKISAEYCAYENPTGIYFKPNESIYILAQDIPSSESVSLIIKNWGKASDDEAQSQSSFMLHNGLNVITPTHRGNGYVSYYSNNYATLSNVKLHFINATVTGYFDLDRGDTNADWKKLLSNATSDILDVRTKRLQVAFPLETFKANCPNNGVELAKAYDEIVRREREVMGLLYYNKEPKNRQFFRVVHSGFMFADNIGAAVVKSSVGACISGTPSSLDFWGMAHELGHNNQLTRSFKWSGCGETTNNIYSAWVQYNLGNKNSLRLEDEKSGIDDYAGMRGGRFEAYLEEGVRKGISWQLQDGPDYHGATPTIVNVQNEDYNGNKLSTYSNVETRNYDHFLKCVPLWQLQLYTHLAGRSPNMYGKVMEGMRKLSDNSLSNGRLQVQFMKLVCDSTQMNFLPFFEKAGMLRPINAYIEDYSKGWLKINASMINTLKRHVSSKGYAEITDEVNYITAHNWQTYAERKPLEGSTLGSGCTASGSTVRVDHSVWKNAVAFETYNSEDSLIRITMYGLGSNDSHSFTTVLYPQAEDAAYIMAVGYDGTRIRCYEAVSKTFKPGNKIYRIVSNVRNKPITSVAVTTDINGNYSDDMLNNAATATTTSTLTDVHQLWRFEPVGDGSYYLVNLNTGLSIGGSSNSNAKFMEKTAAGGYTLVNQSDDVWALYNKTNGQYLNNYGGASGTNLGYWSGGTGDNNNLWKLEEVPEIKLSVASSLLTSAYLPFAIRMPEGLTAYTAIEMTVKDGTDVLVLEPLPGGLVPAYTPAVLIGERKTHTIEVVPDDNTAAPSGNLLRGTLLKMTGITAGTVANITNNSTSGQGIYIGTVTTVPANRAYMLASDLPTLTSPGNGLVFSLNTTGIENAVILGNGADNTLYNLQGQRAMRPTKGIYITGSGKKVYIK; encoded by the coding sequence ATGAGAAAAATTACCTCTCAACTATGCGCTCTCGTCGTTATCATGCTGGTAGCAATAAGCACCAGTGCTTATGCGGCAGACACGAAACTGACGGTTACGAACGCAGTTGCAACGAGTTACCAGTCGGGTGAAGGCATAGAGAAAGCCTACGATGGCAACACTTCCACAATCTGGCACAGTGCCTACTCGGGAACTTCATTCCCCGTGAACGCCACGTTCACACTCTCCAGCACATCGCACGTGGACTACATCAAGTACACACCACGTTCGAGCGGTACGAACGGCAACTTTCAGGAAGTAACGGTGTACGTTTCTTCTGCAGCAACGACGACCTACTCGGACGTTACCACAGAAGTAACTACGGTCAATCTCCAAGGCAGCAGTAGCGAAGCCTACATTTACCTTGGCAAAACGGGTGTGGATAATGTACGCAGCGTCCGCCTGTGTATCAAAAGCGGACAAGGCGGATGGGCAAGTGCAGCAGAAATATCCTTCTACAAGGCAGACAATACCATGCAGAATGAACTTGCCAACTATTTCGACGATGCACTCTGCACACAACTCAAAAGCACAGTTACAAGTGCAGACGGCATAGGGAACGAAACAGTGAAAACACTTGTAAGTTCATTGCTTTCTGACGCTGACGGCTACAAGAAATACCGTGTTGGAGAATTTGAGCCTTATGAAACTCTCTCTGTCCTTCGTTCTCGTCTGAAAATCTCTGCAGAATACTGCGCCTACGAGAACCCAACAGGTATTTATTTCAAACCCAACGAATCGATTTACATCCTTGCTCAAGACATACCTTCTTCCGAATCTGTGTCCCTGATTATAAAGAACTGGGGCAAGGCGAGTGACGACGAGGCACAGTCGCAGTCGAGTTTCATGCTGCACAACGGTCTGAATGTCATCACACCGACCCACAGAGGAAATGGCTATGTATCGTACTACAGCAACAATTACGCCACATTGTCCAACGTAAAACTTCACTTCATCAACGCCACTGTAACAGGCTACTTCGACCTTGATCGCGGTGACACAAATGCAGACTGGAAGAAACTCCTGAGCAATGCTACGAGCGACATTCTCGATGTACGCACCAAGCGTCTGCAAGTGGCTTTCCCACTCGAGACATTCAAAGCCAACTGCCCCAACAATGGTGTGGAACTGGCTAAAGCATACGATGAGATTGTTCGCAGGGAACGCGAAGTGATGGGACTTCTCTATTACAATAAGGAACCAAAGAACAGACAATTCTTCCGCGTGGTACACAGCGGCTTCATGTTTGCCGACAACATAGGAGCAGCAGTGGTCAAGAGCAGTGTGGGAGCATGTATTTCAGGCACTCCTTCAAGCCTCGACTTCTGGGGAATGGCTCACGAACTCGGTCACAACAACCAACTCACCCGCAGTTTTAAATGGAGTGGTTGCGGCGAAACAACGAACAACATCTACTCTGCATGGGTGCAATACAACCTGGGCAACAAGAACAGCCTCCGCCTTGAAGACGAGAAATCGGGTATAGACGACTATGCAGGCATGAGAGGCGGACGTTTCGAGGCATATCTTGAAGAGGGTGTTCGCAAAGGTATCAGTTGGCAACTTCAGGACGGACCCGACTATCATGGTGCAACACCAACAATAGTGAATGTTCAGAACGAAGATTATAACGGCAATAAGTTGTCCACCTATTCTAATGTGGAGACACGCAACTATGACCACTTCCTGAAATGCGTGCCACTATGGCAGTTGCAACTTTACACACATCTTGCAGGCCGCTCACCTAACATGTACGGAAAGGTAATGGAAGGCATGCGTAAATTATCAGACAACAGCCTAAGCAACGGAAGATTGCAAGTACAGTTCATGAAACTCGTTTGCGACAGCACACAGATGAACTTCCTGCCTTTCTTTGAAAAAGCCGGCATGCTCCGCCCCATCAACGCATACATTGAGGACTACAGCAAAGGATGGCTGAAGATAAATGCATCAATGATCAACACCCTGAAGAGACACGTCAGCAGTAAGGGCTATGCAGAAATAACCGACGAAGTAAACTACATCACGGCTCACAACTGGCAGACTTATGCCGAGCGCAAACCTTTGGAAGGCTCCACATTGGGCAGCGGTTGTACAGCAAGCGGCAGCACTGTCAGAGTGGATCACAGTGTATGGAAAAATGCCGTGGCATTTGAAACCTATAACAGCGAAGACTCGCTCATACGCATCACCATGTACGGGCTCGGCAGCAACGACAGTCACAGTTTCACAACAGTGCTATATCCGCAGGCTGAAGATGCAGCATACATTATGGCTGTGGGATACGACGGTACACGCATCCGCTGCTACGAAGCGGTCAGCAAAACCTTCAAGCCAGGCAATAAAATCTACCGCATTGTGAGCAACGTACGCAACAAGCCCATCACATCCGTTGCAGTTACTACCGACATCAATGGTAACTATTCAGACGACATGTTGAACAATGCCGCTACTGCAACTACCACAAGTACGCTCACCGACGTACACCAACTCTGGCGCTTCGAGCCTGTGGGCGATGGTTCTTACTACCTCGTCAACCTCAACACAGGTCTTTCCATTGGTGGTTCTTCAAACAGCAATGCTAAATTTATGGAAAAAACCGCAGCAGGCGGATACACCCTCGTTAATCAAAGTGATGACGTTTGGGCACTCTACAACAAGACCAACGGACAATACCTCAACAACTATGGTGGTGCAAGCGGTACAAACCTTGGCTATTGGAGTGGCGGCACAGGCGACAACAACAACCTTTGGAAACTCGAAGAAGTGCCTGAGATTAAGTTGTCTGTTGCCTCATCATTACTCACCTCTGCATATCTCCCCTTCGCTATACGCATGCCAGAAGGTCTGACTGCATACACAGCGATAGAAATGACAGTGAAGGACGGTACAGATGTACTCGTGCTCGAACCACTGCCAGGAGGACTCGTTCCGGCATACACGCCTGCAGTACTTATTGGTGAGCGTAAAACACACACCATAGAAGTAGTGCCCGACGACAACACCGCAGCACCTTCGGGCAACCTGCTACGCGGCACACTCCTCAAGATGACCGGCATCACAGCAGGCACTGTAGCCAACATTACGAATAATAGTACGAGCGGACAAGGTATCTATATAGGAACTGTTACCACAGTGCCCGCCAACCGCGCCTACATGCTTGCAAGCGACCTGCCGACACTGACATCGCCCGGAAACGGACTTGTCTTCTCGCTCAACACCACGGGCATTGAAAATGCTGTCATACTCGGCAATGGTGCAGACAACACGCTCTATAACCTGCAAGGTCAACGCGCGATGCGTCCAACGAAGGGTATCTACATCACAGGCAGTGGTAAGAAAGTTTATATTAAATAA
- a CDS encoding co-chaperone GroES has translation MTIKPLADRVLIKPAPAEEKTVGGIIIPDTAKEKPLQGEVIAAGNGTKDEEMVLKAGDNVLYGKYSGTEVELDGEKYLIMRQSDVLAVIC, from the coding sequence ATGACAATCAAACCATTGGCAGACCGAGTACTGATTAAACCGGCTCCTGCAGAAGAAAAGACAGTTGGTGGCATTATCATCCCCGACACAGCAAAAGAAAAACCGCTTCAGGGCGAAGTCATTGCAGCCGGAAACGGCACCAAGGACGAAGAAATGGTGCTCAAAGCAGGCGACAACGTGCTTTACGGCAAATACAGCGGCACAGAAGTGGAACTCGATGGTGAGAAGTACCTCATCATGCGCCAGAGCGACGTTCTCGCCGTTATCTGTTAA